The genomic interval CGCAGGCGGCCTGGGGGTTTTGTCGGTAGTCGGCCAGCCGCACCAGCATCTGCACGTGGCCCTGGGCCTGCATGGCGCCCCCCATCACGCCGAAGCTCATCACCGGCGCCCCGTCGCGGGTGACAAAGCCAGGAATGAGGGTGTGGAACGGCCGCTTGCCGCCCTCCACCCGGTTGGGATGCCCTTCGGCGAGGGTGAAACCCGCGCCGCGGTTCTGCAAACTCACGCCAGTACCCGGCACCACCACACCTGAGCCAAAGCCCATATAGTTGGACTGGATGAATGACACCATCATGCCGGAGGCGTCGGCTGCGGTGAGATAGACGGTGCCGCCACCCCAATGCCCATGCGCGAACTTTGAGGCCTGGTGCACGTCGATGAGCGCTGCCCGCTGCCGGAGATAGGCCGGGTCGAGCAGCTCGCGCGGCGTCACGGTCATGAAGGCGGGGTCCGCCACGTATCGGTAAAGGTCGGCGAAGGCCAGCTTCATGGCCTCCACCTGCAAGTGCACGCTGTCGGCGGAGTCTGCCGGAAACGACGCGAGATCGAAGTGGGAGAGAATTCCGAGGGCCATGAGCGCCGCGATGCCCTGGGTGTTGGGCGGGATCTCGTGGAGCGTGTAGCCACGGTACGGCTGGGCCAGCGACTCGACCCAGTCCACGGTGTGGCTCGCGAGATCGTCCAGCGTCATCGCCGCGTCGTGGGCCCTGGCGTGGGCCACGATCTTCTCGGCTAGCGCGCCGCGGTAGAACGACTCGCCTTGGGAACCGGCGATCATCGCCAGGCTCTCCGCCAGATCGGGAAAGGCAAAACGCTCGCCGGGCAGCGGCGGTCGCCCTTCAGGCAGATACGCTTGGGCGAAACCCGGTTGATCGACCAGGACGGGCGCCATGGCTGCCCACAGCCGGGCGATGGTGGGCGAGACTAGAAAACCGTCGGCGGCGTAGCGCAGCGCCGGCTCGAAGAGATCCGCAAAAGGCAGCCTGCCGAAGCGCTCGGACAGCGCCCTCCAACCCGCCACCGCGCCCGGCACCGTCACCGCTTCCCAACCGCGGATGGGCATCGCCTTTCTACCCCTGAACCGCTCCGGACTCCATGCCCTCGGCGCGCGTCCCGAGGCGTTGAGGCCATGCAAACGCGAGCCGTCCCACACCAAGGCGAAGGCGTCCGAGCCGAGGCCGTTGCCCGTGGGCTCCACCACGGTGAGGGCGATGGCGCAGGCAAGCGCCGCATCCACCGCGTTGCCGCCGCGCTGGAGCATCGCGAGCCCCGCCTGGGCCGCCAAAGGTTGCGAGGTCGCCACCACGTTCCTGGCCAGCACCGGCATGCGCTGGGAAGGGTACGGGAAGTCCCAGCCGAAAGAAGCCGAGGCGCACTTCGATGAAGATGCAGGCGTATCGTTCACGCGAAATCTGCCCTCAATGGTCCTCGCGTATCCCCTCGACGGAAATGAAGAGGCGCACCTCGTCGCTCACCAGATCGAGGAACCGGTCCATGCCGAAGTCCGACCGGCGCACGACGGCGCTCAAGTCCCCGCCGCACACGTAGCGCCGGATCACCAGGATTTTTACGTCCCGGCACACGAAGCGCTCGGCGGTCAGCGTGAGGCTGCGCGTCCTGCCGCGCAGCGTGAGCCAACCCTCGAACTCCCGGGGCATGCCGTCCTCGAAGCGCGTCGCCCTTGCGACGAAGCGCGCCACCGGAAACGAGCCGGTGTCGAAGAATTCAGGTTCCCGCAACAGGCGATCCAGCACCCCCGTGCCGGTAGAAACGCTTTCGGTATCGATCAGCGCCTCGACTTCGGCCATCGATGTCCGGGTGTCGAGGCTCGCGCGGCCCTTGTCGATATTGAACCGGCCCCGCAACGTGGACACCCCGGCATGGGTGACGGCGAAATACACGAAGGTGTGTTGAGGGTCCAGGCGGAAGCTCTCCGCCGCAAAGCCCTGGCCGGCCACCGCAAGCAGCAGTGCGGTCGCTGCGCAGCGGCAGAAAAAAACGGCGCCCTTGCCCGGATCAACCATCAAATGATCCCGGCCTCCCGCAGCCGGCTTCGCGCCTGGGCGCCATAGCCCAGGCTTTCCAGGACCTCATCGGTATGTTCCCCCAGCGCCGGCCCGAGCCAGCGAGTGTCGCCCGGCGTCTCCGAGAGTTTGGGCACGATGCCCGGGAGCTTGAGAGGGTGGCCATCGGGCAGCCGGTATTCGCGGATCATTTCCCGCGCCTGGTAGTGGGGATCGGCCACGATGTCGGCGATGTCGTAAATGCGGCCCGCGGGCACCTCCGCCCGCTCCAGCACCGCCAACACTTCCTCCAGCGAGTGGGCCTGGGTCCAGTCGCGGATGGCGGTCTCGATGCGCTCGGTGTGCCTGACCCGCCCGTCGTTGCGGGCGAGCTCGGGGTCGTTGGCCAGGTCATCGCGTCCGATGGCCTTCATCATGCGCTTGAAGATGGAATCGGCGTTGGCGCCGATCACCACGTACTTGCCGTCCTGGCACGGGTAGGTGTTGGACGGTACGATCCCCGGCAGCGACGAGCCGCTGCGCTGCCGGACGAAGCCGTACATGTCGTACTCGGGCAGCAGGCTCTCCATCAGGTTGAACACCGATTCGTAGAGGGCCACGTCCACCACTTGGCCGCGCCCGCCGTTCACCTCCCGGTGGCGCAACGCCATGAGTGCGCCGATGACTCCGTGCAGCGCGGCGATGGAGTCGCCGATGGAAACGCCCACGCGGACCGGCGGCTGGTCCGGAAAACCGGTGAGGTGACGCAAGCCCCCCATGGATTCCCCGATGGCGCCGAAGCCCGGCCGATCGCGGTAGGGTCCCGTCTGGCCATAGCCGGAAATGCGCACCATGACGAGCTTGGGATTGACGGCGGAGAGCTGCTCCCACCCCAGGTTCCATTTCTCCATCGCGCCGGGGCGAAAGTTTTCCACCAGGATGTCCGCGTCCCGGGCGAGCCGGCGCACGATTTCCTGCCCCTCGGGCGCATGCAGGTTGACCGTGACCGACTTTTTGTTGCGCCCCTGAACATACCACCACAGGGACGTGTCCTTGTACAGCATGCGCCATTTGCGCAGGGGATCGCCCTCGCCCGGCGGCTCGATCTTGATCACCTCGGCGCCGAACTCGGCCAGCAGGCGGCCGCAGAACGGCCCGGCGATCAAGGTACCGAGCTCGATGACCTTGAGTCCCGACAGGGGCATGCGTTCGGACATGGACGGCCTCTCCAAAGAAGGGCGATAGTTTAGCGTGGATGGGAAAGCAAGCGATCAATCCCCCAGCGACGCGAGCAGCGCTGCGTTGCCTCCTGCCGCGGCGGTGTTGACGCAGACTGAGCGCTCCACCGCATAGCGCGGCAGCGTGTGGGGGCCACCTGCTTTGGGACCGGTGCCGGACAGCCCTTCGCCCCCGAAAGGCTGGCATCCCACCACCGCGCCGATCATGTTGCGGTTGACATAGACGTTTCCCACCCGCGCGCGCTGCAGGAGGCGCTCGACGGTGGACTCCAGGCGGCTGTGCACCCCCAGCGTCAGCCCGTAGCCCGTGGCATTGATGGCCTCCACCACCCGTTCCAGGTCGCCCGCCTTCCAGCGCGCAACATGGAGAATGGGGCCAAACACCTCCTGGCGGAGGATGGCCGGGTCTCCGATTTCGAACACCTGGGGCGCGAAGAAGCAGCCGTGGTCAGCGTCCTGGGGCAACTTCGCCTGGCACACGAGGCGCGCTTCTCTGCTCATGCGGGCCCCATGGGCCTGTAACCGCTCCCGTGCACCCTCGTCGATCAGGGGACCCACGTCGGTGTCGAGGCGCAGCGGGTCTCCGACCTTGAGCTCGTCCACCGCGCCCGAGAGCATCTCCAGCGTGCGCTCGGCCACTTCCTCTTGCAGCAAGAGCAGCCGAAGCGCCGAGCAACGCTGGCCGGCGCTGTTGAAAGCGGATTGGATGGTGTCGACCACCACCTGCTCGGTGAGCGCCGAGCTGTCCACCACCATGGCGTTCACCCCGCCGGTCTCCGCGATCAAGGGAACGATCGGCCCTTCGCGCTGGGCCAGCACAGCCGCGATGGCGCGGGCGGTTTCGAACGAGCCGGTGAAAGCCACGCCGGCGATGCCGGGATGCGCCGTGAGCGCTGCCCCCAGCGCCCGTCCGCCGGGCACGAAGTGAAGCACTTCCTCGGGAACGCCTGCCTCCAGCATGAGCTCCACCGCCCGCATGGCAGTCAGCGGCGTCTGGGGGGCGGGCTTCGCCACCACGCTGTTTCCTGCGGCCAAGGCGGCGGCGATCTGGCCCACGAAAATCGCCAGCGGGAAGTTCCAGGGGCTTACGCACACGAACACGCCTCGCCCCCGCAGCCGCAACCGGTTTTCCTCCCCTGTGGGGCCGGGAAGCATCACGTCGGTAAAAAGTCTCCGTGCCTCAGCCGCGTAGTAGCGGCAGAAGTCGGCCGCTTCCCGCACTTCCGCCAGGGCGTCGGGCAGTGTGCGCCCGGCCTCCCGCACAATGCGTGCCATCAGCTCGTCGCGGTGCGCTTCCAAGAGGTCGGCCACCCGTTCCAGGATGCGGGCCCGCTGCTCCGTCGGCATCCGATCCCAGTTCGAGGCCGCGGCCCGGGCGCGCTCGATGGCCTCGGCGCCCTGCGCCGGCGTCGCCTCGACGACTTCGCCCACTTGACGGCGGCGGTCCGCCGGGTCCCGAACCGGCACGGCCGCCCCCGGCAGACGCCGGCCTGCGACGAGGGGTGCCGCGCGCCACGGTCGGGACAACGCCTGCTGCAACCCCCGCGCCATGGCGTCGAGGGCGACGGGGTCGGCGAAGGAAAAACCCAGGGAGTTCTTCCGCCCGGAGCCGAACAGCTCCACCGGCAACGGCACCCGGGGATGGGGCGCGGCGCCTTCCCGCTCCACCGTCGCCACCGGATCCTCGGTCAGCCGCTCGACAGGCACTTCGGGGTGGCCCACCCGGTTCACGAAGGACGTGTTGGCGCCGTTTTCCAGCAGCCGCCGCACCAAGTACGGCAGCAGCGCATCGAAGCTTCCCACCGGCGCATAGATGCGGCACGGCACTGGCGCCGTTGCGTGCACCTCTCGGTAGAGCGCCTCCCCCATGCCGTACAGCCGCTGGAATTCGAAGCGGCGCTCGGCACCCGCGCACTCCAGCACGTAGGCGATGGTCTGGGCGTTGTGGGTGGCGAACTGGCAGAAGAAGGCATCCTGCGCCTCCAGCATCGCGCGTGCGCAAGCACAATAGGACACGTCGGTGTGGCGCTTGCGGGTGAAGACCGGATAGCCCGCCAGCCCCTGGACCTGGGCGCGCTTGACTTCCGTGTCCCAGTAGGCGCCTTTCACCAGCCGCAAGGGGATGCGGCGGCGCCGGGCGCGGGCGAGCGCCGCCAGCCACTCGATCACCGCAGATGCCCGTTTCTGATAGGCCTGCACCGCCAGCCCGAAGCCCTCCCACCCTTCGCAGTCCCCGGACGTGAACACGGCAGCGAACACGTCCAGCATGAGCTCGAGCCGCTCGCTTTCTTCCGCATCCAGGGTTACCACGAGCCGGGCGTCGCGGGCCCGCCGTACGAGCGCCGAAAGGCGCGGGACGAGCTCGTCCATGACCCGCTGGCGCTGGGCGTGCTCGTAGCGGGGGTGCAGTGCCGAGAGCTTGATGGAGATCCCCGGCGCCGCGTAGGGATCTGGGTCGTCGGCCTGGCCAGCCAAGGCGTCGATGGCCTTCGCGTAGGCCTGGTAGTATCGCTCGGCATCCCGGGCGGTAAGCGCCGCCTCACCCAGCATGTCGAAAGAGTAGCGGGTGAGCGGTGATGCGTCGCGCGCCTTGAGCGCTTCCTCGATGGTCTCGCCCATGACGAACTGGCGGGCGAGGATGCCCATCGCGCTCCTGAGCACCGCCCGCACCACGGGCTCGCCTCCGCGGGCGGCCAAGCGCTTGAGGGCCAACGTCAGGGTATCGCCGGGCGCCTGCTCCAGCGCCACCACGCGGCCTGTCAGGAGCAGGCCGAACGTAGAGGCATTCACGAAGAACGAAGGGGAGCGGCCCAGGTGCTTCTCCCAGTCGCCCCGGGGAAGCTTGTCGCGGATCAGAGAATCGGCGGTGGCGGCGTCGGGAATGCGCAGCAGCGCCTCCGCCAGGCACATGAGCACCACCCCTTCCTGGGAGGAAAGGTCGTACTCGCGCAAGAAAGCCTCCAGCGGCGATGCCGCCTGCCGCGCCCGCACGCCCTTGACCAAGGCTTCGGCGGCGGCGCGCACGCGCGATTGGGCGGCGGCCTCCAGCCGGGCGCGGCGGGCGAGGCGCTCCACCGTCTCGCGTTCGTCGGCCAAAAAGGCAGCACGGATCCGCCCGCGCAATGAGGGGTCATCGGGTGCAGGATCGGGCTGAACGTCCATGGCAAGCAGATCCCGAGAGGGAACCGCTCCATTTTAGGGGTAAAATCGCGCCGCCCGTCCATGCACCTCTTGGTCGACATCTCGCCCCACGGCTACGGCCACATCGCCCAGACTGCGCCCGTGGTCAACGCCCTGCGCGAACGCCTGCCCCGGCTTCGCGTCACCGTGTGCTCCGCAGCCCCCCGTGCCGTATTGGCCTCCCATTTCCGCGGCCGGTTCGAAATGGCGGAGAAGCCGCAAGAGCCTGGGCTGCTGATGGAGGATGCGATGACGGTGCTTCCGCGCCCCTCTTTCGACGCCTACGCAGCGCTCCATGCCCACTGGGACGAGCAGGTGGAGAGGCAAGCCAGGAAACTGGCCGCGCTTCGCCCCGATCTGGTGCTCTCGGGCGCGGGGTACCTCGCCCTCGCCGCTGCCCGCCGTGCGGGTCTACGCGCCGTGGGAATCGGATCGTTCCACTGGGCCGCCATGTTCCAGCACTACTGCGGCGCGTTCGAAGGAGCGGGTGAAATCGTCGCGCAAATGCTCGCCGCGTACCGGGGCGCGACGCGATTCATCGCCTTGACGCCGGGGATGCCCATGCCCGAGATCGAATGCATCCGCGTCGGCCCGGTCGCCCGGCTGGGGCGCAACCGGGCCCTCGAGCTCCGGGCGCGGCTGGGCCTCGAAGACCAGACCCGTCTGGCGCTCGTGGCCTTGGGCGGCATCCCGATGCGGTTATCGTCGGAGCGCTGGCCCCGCCTGGCCCATCTCCACTGGCTGGTCCCGCGGGACTGGACCACCGGCGGGCGGGAGGATATGGCCGCCTTCGACGCCCTCGGCATGCCTTTCGACGACCTCCTGGCCTCCGTCGATGTGGTGCTCACCAAGCCCGGATACGGCACGTTCGTGGAAGCTGCCTGCAGCGGCGCCGCGGTGGTCACGTTGGCCCGCCCCGACTGGCCGGAGTCGCCCTATCTCCTGGAATGGCTGCAATCTTCAACTCGCTGCGCGATCATCGCACGCGAGCGCCTCGACGCCGAGATCGGGCCGGCGGTGGAGCAGTTGCTCGCCCAGCCGCGCCCCCAGGCACCGGACCCCACTGGCGCCCGCGAGGCGGCCAAGGTGCTCGAAGCGCTTTTGAACGGGGTGCCCTAAGCCCGCTGGGACCGGATGAGCGCCTGGTCGATATCCCACAGGATGTCGTCCAGATCCTCGATCCCCACCGAGATGCGGATCATGTCCGGCGTGACACCGGCCTTGGCCTGCTCCTCCTCGCTGAGCTGGCGGTGGGTGGTGGAGGCGGGATGAATCACCAGGGTCTTGGCATCCCCGATGTTGGCGAGGTGGGACATGAACTGGGCCGCTTCGATGAACTTGATCCCCGCTTCCATGCCGCCTTTGAGGCCGAACGCCAGCAGCCCGCTCGCCCCCTTGGGCAGGTATTTCTTCGCCAGGTCATAGTACCTGCTGCCCGGAAGCCCGGGATAGCTCACCCAGGAAACCAGCGGATGGTCCTGGAGGTATTTCGCCACCGCCAAGGCGTTCGCGCAGTGGCGTTCCATGCGCACGTGAAGCGTCTCGAGCCCCTGCAGCAGCAGCCACGCGTTGAAGGGCGACAGCGCGGGCCCCAGGGTGCGCAGCGTCTCCATGCGCGCCCGCATGGCGTAGCCGAAGTCGCCGAAGGTCTCGTGGAAGATCACGCCGTGGTAGCCCTTGGACGGCGTCACCATTTCCGGGAACTTGCCGTTACCCCACGGGAACTTGCCTGAATCGATGAACACGCCGCCCATGGTGGTGCCGTGGCCGCCGATGTACTTGGTGGCCGAGTGCACCACGATGTCTGCGCCCCACTCGATGGGGCGGCATAGGTAAGGGGTGGCCACCGTGTTGTCGATGACGAGGGGAATGCCCGCCTCGTGGGCAATGTGGGCGATCGCCTCGATGTCCACCACGTTCATGAGGGGATTGCCGATGGTCTCGGCGTAGAGGCAGCGGGTCTTGTCCGTGATGGCACGCCGGAAGTTCTCCGGGTCGTCGGGATCGACGAACCTGACCTCGATCCCGAGCTTCTTGAAGTTGAAGCCGAACAGGGTATAGGTGCCCCCGTACAGGGTGGAGGCGGACACGATCTCGTCGCCCGCGCTGCACAGCGTGAGCAGTGCCGTCATCTCCGCTGCCTGGCCGGTGGCCGTGGCGACCGCCGCCCGCCCGTTCTCCAGCGCCGCCATGCGCTCCTCGAACACCGCGGTGGTGGGGTTCATGATGCGGCTGTAGACGTTGCCGAACGTCTGCAGATTGAAGAGCGAAGCCGCGTGGTCGGCGCTGTCGAACACGTAAGAGGTGGTCTGGTAGAGGGGCACGGCCCGGGCGCCGGTGACGGGATCAGGAATCTGACCAGCATGCAGACACAAGGTGCCGAAGCCGAATTTGCGGTCCGCCATAAGAGCGCCCTTACTCATTCACCGCGGAGACACAAAGGGGATTCCTTGCCTCCGTGGTTAAACCCGTCGTCAATTCACCCGCTGGATGCGCGCCCCGAGCTGGGTCAGCTTCTCTTCGATGCATTCGTAGCCACGATCGATATGGTAGATGCGATCCACCACCGTCTCGCCTTCGGCCACCAGCCCCGCCAGCACCAGCGAGGCGGAGGCGCGCAGGTCGGTCGCCATCACGTTGGCGCCTGAAAGCCGAGGCACACCGCGTACCACCGCCGTGTTGCCTTCCACTTCGATGTCGGCCCCCATGCGCCTCAGTTCCTGCACGTGCATGAAGCGGTTTTCGAACACCGTCTCGGTCACCACCGCAGTACCCTCGGCCACCGTGTTGAGAGTCATGAACTGGGCCTGCATGTCGGTGGGAAATGCCGGATAGGGAGCGGTGCGCACGCTCACCGCGCGGGGCTTTCCGCGCATCGACAGCCATAGCCAGTCCGGGCCTTTTTCGATTTTCGCGCCCGCCTCGGCCAGCTTCACCAGCACCGCGTCCAGGATGTCGCTGCGGGTCTCCCGCAGCCTCACACTGCCGCCCGTCACCGCGGCCGCCACCAGGTAAGTGCCGGTCTCAATCCGGTCAGGCATCACCCGGTAGCGGGCACCGTGCAGCCGCGGGACGCCCTCGATGGTGATCACATCGGAGCCGGCCCCCGCAATGCGCGCCCCCATGGCGTTCAGGCACTGGGCCAGATCCACCACCTCCGGTTCGCGGGCCGCGTTCTCGAGCACCGTAGTGCCCTCCGCGAGCGTTGCCGCCATCATCAGGTTCTCCGTCCCGGTCACCGTCACCAGATCCATGACGATTCGCGTGCCCTTGAGCCGGGCCGCCTTGGCCACGATAAAGCCGTGCTCGATGGCGATTTCCGCCCCCATCGCCTGCAGCCCCTTGATGTGCTGGTCCACCGGCCTTAACCCGATCGCGCACCCCCCTGGGAGGGACACCCGCGCCTCGCCGGTTCGGGCCAACAGGGGGCCCAGCACCAGGATCGACGCGCGCATGGTCTTGACCAGCTCGTAGGGGGCCACCCGGTGGGTCAGCTCCCGGGCGCAGAGCTCCACGCCCAGCTTCTCGTCAACGGACACGGCGACCCCCATCTGGGCGAGTAACCCCAGCGTGGTGGTCACGTCCCGCAGATGGGGAATGTTTTCGACGAACAAGGGCTCAGGCGTCAGGAGCGAAGCGCACAAGATGGGAAGGGCGGCATTCTTGGCGCCGGAGATCCGCACCTCCCCGGAGAGCGGCACGCCCCCCTCGATCCTGAGCTTCTGCATTGCTTGAGGTGGCGCCGCGCTAGCGGAGCTGCGCCCACTGTTCGGGCGTATAGGTCTTCATGGACAGCGCGTGAATCTGGCTGCGCATGCGCTCGCCCAACGCCTTGTAGACGAGTTGATGCTGCTGGACCATGGTCTTGCCCCGGAACTCGGGGCTGACGACGATCGCCTCGAAGTGCTGGCCATCGCCCTCCACCTCGACATAGTCGCACGCCAGGCCCTGTTCGATGTACCGCTTCACATCCTCTGGAAACACCATGAACGACTCCTTGTGGCTACTGGCGGAGCTTGTAGCCGATCTTCAGCAACCACAGTGCAGCCAATGATATCGCCAAAAAACAACCACCCACAATCGACAGGCTCAGCAACGGCGGCACGTCGGAGGCGCCGAAGAAGCCGTAGCGGAATCCGTCGATCATGTAGAAAAAAGGGTTGAGATGGGATACCGCCTGCCAGAATGGGGGCAGCGAGTGGACCGAATAGAACACCCCGGCAAGGAAGGTGAGCGGCACGATGATGAAATTCTGGAATGCCGCGAGCTGATCGAACTTCTCCGCCCAGATGCCGGCGATCAATCCCAGGCTGCCGGCGATGGCGCTGCCCAGCAGGGCGAAAGCCAGCGCCCACAGCGCGTTGCGCACCGGCAGCTCGACGAAGGCCACCGACATGAGCACCACGCCCAGCCCCACGATGAGACCGCGGGCCATGGCGGCCAAGACGTAGGCGAGCAGCATATCCCAGTAGGACAGCGGGGGCAGCAGCACGAACACGATGTTGCCGGTGATCTTGGACTGGATCAGGCTGGAGGAGCTGTTGGCGAAAGCGTTTTGCAACACCGCCATCATCGCCAGACCCGGGATCAAAAAGGCCGTGTAGGGCACGCCGGGGAAGACCTGCACGTGGCTCTCCAGCACGTGGGAAAAGATCAGCAAGTACAGGAGCGTGGTGAGCAGCGGCGCCGCGATGGTCTGGAAAGCCACCTTCCAGAAACGCAGCCACTCCTTGTAGAACAGGGTCTTGAAACCGATCCAGCTATTCACGGTTCATGATGCTCACAAACACTTCTTCCAGGTCCGGCTGCGCCAGCTCCATGTCCAGGACCTGAATCTTTGCCTCCCGCAACGTGGCGAGGACCGTCTCCAGGGTGGCGTAGTCGGGCAGCGCCAGCACGAACCGGCCCTGCTCTTCGCCGGCCAGAAACCGATGCAGGCTCGCCGGCAGCTGCTCGGGCGCGAGCTTGAGCTTGAGGTATCGACCGGACATGGTGGCGAGCAGGTTGGCAGTGGTGTCCAGCGCCACGAGGCGCCCCTGCTTGAGCATGGCGATGCGGGAGCACAGCGTTTCCGCCTCCTCCAGGTAATGGGTGGTGAGCACGATGGTGTGGCCGTCGCGGTTGAGCTTCTTCACGAAGTTCCACAGCCCCTGGCGCAGCTCCACGTCCACCCCGGCCGTGGGCTCGTCCAGCACGATGACCGGAGGCTTGTGCACCAAGGCCTGGGCCACCAGCACACGCCGCTTCATGCCCCCGGAGAGGGCCCGCATGTTACGCTCCGCCTTGTCGGTCAGGTCCAGGTGATGCATGACCTCATCGATCCAGTCGTCGTTGTGGGCCAAGCCGAAGTAGCCCGACTGGATCCTCAGCGTCTCCCGGACGGTGAAGAAGGGGTCGAACACCAGTTCCTGGGGCACCACGCCCAGGGCGCGCCGCGCGTGCCGGTAATCCGCCACGACGTCGTAGCCCATCACCCGCACCTCACCCGAAGTGGCACGGGTCAAACCCGCCACGATGTTGATGAGGGTGGTCTTGCCGGCGCCGTTGGGACCCAGCAGGGCAAAGAACTCCCCTTGCTCGATCGAAAGACTCACTCCGTCGAGCGCCTTGATGGGCCCAAAAGCCTTGTGCACCTGACGGATGTCGATGACCGCGCTCATCGCCGACCGCAAACTCATCTGGGTTCCCCCATGAGTCTTAGGCGTCGGGCAGCCCGAGCATCTCGGCAACGCCGTAAACCCGAGCCAGGCCCGTCACACTCTGCGGCGGATTAAGAACGGCGAAAGCCGTGCCTCGGCGCCGAGCGTCGCGCAGCCAGTGGAGCAGCAAGCTCACCGCGGTGGAGTCTGCTTCGGTAACACGGGACAGGTCCACCCGCACCTCCCCGTCGCAGGTGGCCATCTCCCGGCGCCCCGCCTCCAGCAGCGCCCGGACGCTGGCGAACGTGATGGGTCCCTCGATCACGAAACGACCGGCCTCCCGCTTGATCATCGAGGCCTCTTATCCCTTCTTCTGTTCCTGCTGGGCCAGACTCTGGTTCTTCTCCCGCAGGCTCTTGATCAAGCCGTCGATGCCCCCGCGGCGGATCTCCTCGGTGAAAGTGCCGCGATAAGTGGCGACCAGGCTCACGTTTTCGATCGTCACGTCGTAGACCTTCCAGCCGTTGGACGTCTTGTACATGCTGTAGTCGACCGGAATCGGCGGCCGCCCGTCAGGATTGACGATCTCGGTGCGCACGGTGACGTCGTTGGCCGCCGGCTCCATCTTGAACGGCTTGTAGGCGACGGTCTGATTCCTGTAAGAGGTGAACGCCGCCGTGTAGGTGCGCACCAGCAGCTCGCGGAACTCGCGGACGATCTGCTGTTGCTGCTCGGGCGTGGCTTCGCGCCAGTGGCGGCCCATGGCGAGGCGAGTCATGCGCGCGAAGTCGAAGTGCGGGAGCACCTTCTCCTCCACCAGGGCGAGCACTTTCTTGGGGCTGCCGGCCCGCAATTCCTGATCAGCGCGAACGATGGCCAGCACCTCCTCGGCCGTCTTCTTCACCAGCTCGTCGGGCGCCGGCTCCGCCAGCGCCGGGCCCGCCACGAGCAGGGCCATGGCAAGAATGAAGCGAATGAGTTTCATATCGGCCTCTTTAATGGAAAAAAGTCGCGTTTACTTACCCCCGCCTTCGGCGGCTTTCCCGTAGAGGAACTGGCCGATGACCTTTTCCAGGACCACGGCCGACTGGGTAAGCTTGATCGTGTCCCCGTCCGCGAGCATCTGCTCGTCCCCTCCGGCCTCCAGCCCGATGTACTGCTCGCCGAGCAGCCCCGAGGTGAGGATCGACGCCGCGGTGTCTTTCGGGAATCGGTAGCGCTTGTCGATCGCCAGCGTGACCTGCGCTACGTAGCGCTGGGTGTCGAACGTGATACTCTCCACCCGCCCCACCAGCACGCCGGCACTGCGCACCGGGGCTCGCACCTTGAGCCCCCCGACGTTGTCGAACTCGGCCACCAACCGGTAAGTGTCGCCGCCGAAGAGCGTGCTGGCGTTGCCCACCTTGAGCGCCAGAATCAAGAGCGCCACCATGCCCGCCAGCACGAACAGCCCCACCCAGATGTCGATTGCGCGCCGTTCCACGATTCAGGCCCCTCTGAACATGAAGGAAGTCAGGATGTAGTCAAGACCCAGCACCGCCAGCGACGAGGTGACCACCGTGCGGGTCGTGGCGCGGGCCACCCCTTCCGCCGTAGGTTCCGCGTCGAAGCCCTCGAACACCGCGATGGCCGACACCGCCACGCCGAACGTCAAGCTCTTGATCACTCCGTTTAACACGTCATGGCGCAAGTCGACGCCTTCCTGCATCTGGGACCAGAACGCGCCGTCGTCCACGCCGAGGAACACCACGCCGATCAGGTAGCCTCCGAACACGCCCACCGCGCTGAAAATGGCGGCGAGCAGCGGCATCGCGAGGACACCGCCCCAGAACCGGGGTGCCGCCACGCGACCGATGGGATTGACCGCCATCATGTCCATGGCCGAGAGTTGCTCGGTGGCCTTCATGAGACCGA from Pelomicrobium methylotrophicum carries:
- the ggt gene encoding gamma-glutamyltransferase, giving the protein MPVLARNVVATSQPLAAQAGLAMLQRGGNAVDAALACAIALTVVEPTGNGLGSDAFALVWDGSRLHGLNASGRAPRAWSPERFRGRKAMPIRGWEAVTVPGAVAGWRALSERFGRLPFADLFEPALRYAADGFLVSPTIARLWAAMAPVLVDQPGFAQAYLPEGRPPLPGERFAFPDLAESLAMIAGSQGESFYRGALAEKIVAHARAHDAAMTLDDLASHTVDWVESLAQPYRGYTLHEIPPNTQGIAALMALGILSHFDLASFPADSADSVHLQVEAMKLAFADLYRYVADPAFMTVTPRELLDPAYLRQRAALIDVHQASKFAHGHWGGGTVYLTAADASGMMVSFIQSNYMGFGSGVVVPGTGVSLQNRGAGFTLAEGHPNRVEGGKRPFHTLIPGFVTRDGAPVMSFGVMGGAMQAQGHVQMLVRLADYRQNPQAACDGPRWRLDPGGVLTVEHHMPAATVDELRRRGHTVQVAPRWDTGFGRAQAILRLDDGYLGASDHRADGQAVGF
- a CDS encoding YceI family protein, producing MVDPGKGAVFFCRCAATALLLAVAGQGFAAESFRLDPQHTFVYFAVTHAGVSTLRGRFNIDKGRASLDTRTSMAEVEALIDTESVSTGTGVLDRLLREPEFFDTGSFPVARFVARATRFEDGMPREFEGWLTLRGRTRSLTLTAERFVCRDVKILVIRRYVCGGDLSAVVRRSDFGMDRFLDLVSDEVRLFISVEGIREDH
- a CDS encoding CaiB/BaiF CoA transferase family protein, producing MSERMPLSGLKVIELGTLIAGPFCGRLLAEFGAEVIKIEPPGEGDPLRKWRMLYKDTSLWWYVQGRNKKSVTVNLHAPEGQEIVRRLARDADILVENFRPGAMEKWNLGWEQLSAVNPKLVMVRISGYGQTGPYRDRPGFGAIGESMGGLRHLTGFPDQPPVRVGVSIGDSIAALHGVIGALMALRHREVNGGRGQVVDVALYESVFNLMESLLPEYDMYGFVRQRSGSSLPGIVPSNTYPCQDGKYVVIGANADSIFKRMMKAIGRDDLANDPELARNDGRVRHTERIETAIRDWTQAHSLEEVLAVLERAEVPAGRIYDIADIVADPHYQAREMIREYRLPDGHPLKLPGIVPKLSETPGDTRWLGPALGEHTDEVLESLGYGAQARSRLREAGII